GACGGCCACCGCTACCGCGCCCGCTGGGAAGCCAACCGCGCCCGCGACAAGGCCAACGGCAAACTGCAGAACAGCCGCCAGAGCTTCTACGACCTGGACAGCGAACAGCTGCTGGGCAGTGGCAAGAACGAATACAAGCAACTGGTCGAAGCCCGGCTGGGCCTTAACTTCGAGCAGTTCACCCGCGCGGTGATGCTGGCCCAGAGCGAGTTCGGCGCCTTCCTCAAGGCCGACGACCGCGAGCGCAGCGAGCTGCTGGAGAAGCTCACCAACACCGCCATCTACACCCGCCTCGGCCAGCGAGCCTTCAGCAAGGCGCGGGAAACCGGCGAAGCGCACACTGCCCTCAAGGACCGCGCCAGCCACCTGCTGCCGATGGCCGCCGAAGCACGCACCGAGCTGGACCAGCGCCTGGAGCAGGCACTTGCGCAGTTCAAGGCCGACCAGGCCAACGAACGGCAACTGGAGCAGCAACGCAACTGGCTCAATGAGCAGCGCCAGTTGCACGCCCAGCATGCTGAAGCCAGCCAAGCCCTGGCGGCCGCCGAACAGCGCTGGCAGGACCTCGCCGAGCAACGTCTGGACCTGCAGCGCCTGGAGCGCCTGGCGCCACAGCGCCACCAGTTCCATCGCCAGCAGATGCTGAACGCGCAACTGGCGCCCCTGGCCGCGACCCTCACCGATCAGCAGCGCCAGCAAGGCGAACTGCTGACGCGCACCAGCGAACTGGAGCTGGCACTGCAGACGGCACGCCAGGCACTGGCACACCACCAGACCCAGCACAGCGAACAGGCCCCACGCGTGCGCCAGGCCTACGCCGCACAGGACAGCCTGGCGCGCCTGGAGCAAGAGCAAGTCGCGCAGCGCAGCGCCAGCGAGCACGCCGACCTGCAGGTTGCCGAAGGCCAGCAGCAACTGCAGCAACTGGAAGACCATCAACAGCGCAGCCTGCAGCAGTTGGCACAGGTCGACACCGCCCTGGCCGACAGCCAGCACCTGGAGAGCCTGGCCAATGCTTGGCAGGCCTACCTGCCGCAACTCAAGCAAGTGATGCTCACGGGCGGGCGCCTGGCCAAGGGCCGCGAAGAACTGCCCGGCCTGCAGGCTCAGGTCAGCCAGGCCAACGCCAAGCTGCAGGCCGAGCGCGACGCCTTCGACCTGTTGTTCCAGGAAGCTGGCGCCGAGCCCCAGGCGCTGGCGGAGCAGATCGACCTGCTCGGCGGCATGCTGCAGGACAACCGCAAACAGCAACGCGCCGTCGAGGAGCTGTCGCGGTTGCATGGCCGCGAGCTGGAACTGCGCCAGCAGCTCGATACCCTGCGCGAGCGCCAGCAACAGGCCATGCAACAACGCCAGCAACTGATCGGCGCAGGCACCGCGGCCAAGGCGGAGCTGGAAGCAGCCGAGCAGGCGCTCACCCTCACCCGCCAGTTGCTGGCGCGCCAGCGCCTGGCCCGTAACACCAGCGTCGAGGAACTGCGAGCCCAGTTGCACGACGGCGAGCCGTGCCCGGTGTGCGGCAGCGCCGAGCACCCGTTCCACCAGCCCGATGCCCTGCTGCAGAGCCTGGGCCGCCACGACCAGGCCGAAGAGGACGCCGCGCAGAAGCAGGTCGAAACCCTCAACAACAAGCTGGTGGAGCTGCGCACCCAACTGGGCGTGGTCAACGCCCAGCTCAAGGACTACCAGCAGCAGCATGCCCAACTGGGCGAGCAACTGCAGCCTGTGCAGGCCCAGGTGCAGGCCCACAGCCTGTGGCCAGCCCTTGCGCCTCAGGATGACCAGGCGCGCAGCACCTGGCTCGACAGCCAACTGCGCCGGCTCAACGATGAAATCAACCAGGACGAGAAGCGCCAGGGCGCCCTGCTCACCCTGCAAAAGGAATCTGCCCGCCTCAACCAGCAGCTGCAAGCGGCGCAGCAGGCCCAGCAGCAGGCGCAGCATCAGCTCGATCACCAGCACCAGGCCCTGGCCACTGACGAGCAGCAACTGCAGCAAGGGCTGAGCGACCTCGCCAGTGTTCTGCCGCAGGATGTGCTCAAGGCCCTGAGCGACGACCCGGCCCACGCCTTCCTCGCCCTCGACCAGCAGATCGCCCAGCGCTTGCAGCACCTGGAACAACGCAAGGACGAGCAGCAGGAGCAGCAGGCGCGCCAGGTACAGCTCGACAAGCTGCGCGACCAGCAGCAGGCACGCCTGCAGACGCAGCAGCAACTGCAGCACAAGCTCGCCGCGCTGGACGAACAGCGTCAGCAGGCCCAGGCGTCACTCGAGGCACTGCTGGGCCAGCACGCCAGCGCCGACGCCTGGCAGCAGCATCTGGATGCGCAGCTCGAACAGGCCCGCACCGTCGACGCCGACACCGCTCAACGCCTGCAGGACTTGCGTACCCAAGGCGTGCAACTGGCCAGCGAACTCAAGGCCAATACCCAGCAGCAGCAAGCACTGGAAAGCGAATGCCAGCAACTGCAAGGCGACATTGCCCAATGGCGCGCAGCACATCCGGAACTGGACGATGCCGGCCTGGACCGCCTGCTGGCCATGGACGATGCCCAGCTCAACGACTTGCGCCAACGCCTGCAAGGCGCCGAACGGGCCATCGAACAAGGCCGCGTGTTGCTCCAGGAGCGCGACCAACGCCTGCTGCAGCACGCGGCGCTGATGACCGTGGAAAGCTCGGCCGAAGCCTTGGAACAGGCCCTGGGCGAACTGCGTGAGCGGCTGGCGGGCCATGAGCAGCAGTGTGCCGAGTTGCGCGCGCAGCAGGCCGACGACCAGCGACGCCAGCAGGCGCACCAGGCCCTGGCCGGCGAGATCGAGCAGGCGTACCAACAATGGCAGCGCTGGGCACGCCTGAATGCCCTGATCGGCTCAGCGTCCGGCGATGTCTTCCGCAAGATCGCCCAGGGCTACAACCTTGACCTGCTGCTGCACCACGCCAACGCCCAGTTGCGCCAGCTGGCGCGCCGCTACCGCCTCAAGCGTGGCGGCAGTGCCCTGGGCCTGCTGGTGATGGACACCGAGATGGGCGACGAGCTGCGCTCGGTGCATTCGTTGTCCGGTGGCGAGACCTTCCTGGTGTCGCTGGCCCTGGCCCTGGGCCTGGCGTCGATGGCATCGAGCACCCTGCGCATCGAGTCGCTGTTCATCGACGAAGGTTTCGGCAGCCTCGACCCCGAGTCGCTGCAACTGGCCATGGACGCGCTCGACGGCCTGCAGGCGCAGGGGCGCAAGGTC
The Pseudomonas sp. KU43P genome window above contains:
- a CDS encoding AAA family ATPase — encoded protein: MKILAIRLKNLASLAGPVDIDFTAEPLASAGLFAITGPTGAGKSTLLDALCLALFGTVPRLNDIGREAKVPDADGDIPTSDPRNLLRRGSGNGYAEVDFVGIDGHRYRARWEANRARDKANGKLQNSRQSFYDLDSEQLLGSGKNEYKQLVEARLGLNFEQFTRAVMLAQSEFGAFLKADDRERSELLEKLTNTAIYTRLGQRAFSKARETGEAHTALKDRASHLLPMAAEARTELDQRLEQALAQFKADQANERQLEQQRNWLNEQRQLHAQHAEASQALAAAEQRWQDLAEQRLDLQRLERLAPQRHQFHRQQMLNAQLAPLAATLTDQQRQQGELLTRTSELELALQTARQALAHHQTQHSEQAPRVRQAYAAQDSLARLEQEQVAQRSASEHADLQVAEGQQQLQQLEDHQQRSLQQLAQVDTALADSQHLESLANAWQAYLPQLKQVMLTGGRLAKGREELPGLQAQVSQANAKLQAERDAFDLLFQEAGAEPQALAEQIDLLGGMLQDNRKQQRAVEELSRLHGRELELRQQLDTLRERQQQAMQQRQQLIGAGTAAKAELEAAEQALTLTRQLLARQRLARNTSVEELRAQLHDGEPCPVCGSAEHPFHQPDALLQSLGRHDQAEEDAAQKQVETLNNKLVELRTQLGVVNAQLKDYQQQHAQLGEQLQPVQAQVQAHSLWPALAPQDDQARSTWLDSQLRRLNDEINQDEKRQGALLTLQKESARLNQQLQAAQQAQQQAQHQLDHQHQALATDEQQLQQGLSDLASVLPQDVLKALSDDPAHAFLALDQQIAQRLQHLEQRKDEQQEQQARQVQLDKLRDQQQARLQTQQQLQHKLAALDEQRQQAQASLEALLGQHASADAWQQHLDAQLEQARTVDADTAQRLQDLRTQGVQLASELKANTQQQQALESECQQLQGDIAQWRAAHPELDDAGLDRLLAMDDAQLNDLRQRLQGAERAIEQGRVLLQERDQRLLQHAALMTVESSAEALEQALGELRERLAGHEQQCAELRAQQADDQRRQQAHQALAGEIEQAYQQWQRWARLNALIGSASGDVFRKIAQGYNLDLLLHHANAQLRQLARRYRLKRGGSALGLLVMDTEMGDELRSVHSLSGGETFLVSLALALGLASMASSTLRIESLFIDEGFGSLDPESLQLAMDALDGLQAQGRKVAVISHVQEMHERIPVQIQVRRQGNGLSDVEVCG